A genomic stretch from Sulfurihydrogenibium azorense Az-Fu1 includes:
- a CDS encoding NAD(P)/FAD-dependent oxidoreductase, with the protein MERYDVVIVGGGPAGLSCALTLASAKGHFEWGENRKYLVIDNDSSDLLKAQLYNVPGLPQGILGREALENLRKQAQSYGNVEIVKGRVVKVEGEYKNFKVITEEDKEYLGDIVVFATGFHEFNIECEGVEVIENKRSPRPGKVQLKVDEDNKIREGLYAAGLIAGVSTMYACAAGSGVQVACNIQALWAGKNVVVHDVPKDKQ; encoded by the coding sequence ATGGAAAGGTATGATGTGGTAATAGTAGGTGGAGGACCTGCTGGACTTTCCTGTGCTTTAACGTTAGCATCAGCTAAAGGACACTTTGAGTGGGGAGAAAACAGAAAGTATTTAGTAATTGATAATGACTCTTCAGACTTACTGAAAGCACAGCTTTATAACGTACCAGGACTTCCTCAAGGAATACTTGGAAGAGAAGCTTTAGAAAACCTAAGAAAACAAGCACAAAGTTATGGAAACGTTGAAATTGTTAAAGGAAGAGTTGTTAAAGTAGAAGGTGAGTATAAAAACTTTAAGGTTATCACTGAAGAAGATAAAGAGTATTTAGGTGATATAGTAGTATTTGCAACAGGATTTCATGAGTTTAACATAGAGTGTGAAGGTGTAGAAGTTATAGAAAATAAAAGGTCTCCAAGACCGGGTAAAGTTCAGTTAAAAGTTGATGAAGATAATAAAATAAGAGAGGGTCTTTATGCAGCTGGATTGATAGCAGGAGTTAGTACTATGTACGCTTGTGCAGCCGGAAGTGGTGTTCAAGTAGCTTGTAATATCCAAGCTTTATGGGCTGGTAAAAACGTTGTTGTTCACGATGTACCTAAAGATAAACAATAA
- a CDS encoding leucyl aminopeptidase, which yields MKIEAVSKKLESVKTDALVFPLFEEEKKFSGNLEKIDNILEGAVSHLFKSQKFKANENSFLVVPTFGKIKADYVIVAGMGSKKKFELDVLRRLSAYTVRRLKSIKASDCVIDLDIELEDFDIKEAVQALTEGAILGDYNFDKYFTKKEDFKVNSIQINVSKKTDKDSLKKYIEIGKVLAEAQNFTRDLVNEPANVINTVQFAEIAENLAKQYGFEIKIYDEEEIEKMGMGAYLAVAKGSDNPPRFIHLTYKPKKSEGEIAIVGKGLMFDSGGLNIKTGDFMRWMKTDKSGACAVLGIFKAIGELKPNITVHGIVAAAENMPSGKAYRPDDILKAKNGVTIEVGNTDAEGRLTLADALSYASELKPDAIIDMATLTGACVVALGEFTAGVMGNNQKLINELLKITEKTGEWMWQLPFNDKLREQIKAPHADVYNVGTTRYGGAITAGLFLEKFVDPKIPWVHIDIAGPSHHTSGWYYHPKGATGIPVRTITTLLLKRAKYI from the coding sequence ATGAAAATAGAAGCTGTTTCAAAAAAGTTAGAGTCTGTAAAAACAGATGCTTTAGTATTTCCTTTGTTTGAAGAAGAAAAGAAGTTCTCTGGGAATCTTGAAAAGATTGATAACATTTTAGAGGGAGCTGTATCACATCTATTTAAATCTCAAAAGTTTAAAGCTAATGAAAATAGCTTTTTAGTAGTTCCAACCTTTGGAAAAATAAAAGCTGATTATGTTATTGTAGCAGGGATGGGTTCTAAAAAGAAGTTTGAGTTAGATGTTCTAAGAAGGTTATCTGCATACACAGTTAGAAGGTTAAAATCTATAAAAGCTTCCGATTGCGTTATTGATTTAGATATAGAGCTAGAGGACTTCGATATAAAAGAAGCAGTTCAAGCTCTTACTGAAGGTGCAATTTTAGGAGATTATAATTTTGATAAGTACTTTACTAAGAAGGAAGATTTTAAAGTAAACTCAATTCAGATAAATGTCTCTAAGAAAACGGATAAAGACTCATTGAAAAAATACATAGAGATAGGAAAAGTTTTAGCAGAAGCTCAAAACTTTACAAGAGACCTTGTAAACGAGCCAGCTAACGTTATAAACACAGTTCAGTTTGCGGAGATTGCAGAAAATCTAGCAAAACAGTATGGTTTTGAAATAAAGATATACGATGAAGAAGAGATAGAAAAGATGGGAATGGGTGCTTACCTTGCAGTTGCAAAAGGTAGTGATAATCCACCAAGATTTATACATTTGACGTATAAACCTAAAAAATCAGAAGGAGAAATTGCGATAGTTGGAAAAGGATTGATGTTTGACAGTGGTGGTCTTAATATAAAAACTGGAGACTTTATGAGATGGATGAAAACAGATAAATCTGGAGCTTGTGCAGTTCTTGGTATATTTAAAGCTATAGGAGAGTTAAAACCAAACATAACAGTCCACGGTATAGTTGCAGCTGCTGAGAACATGCCAAGTGGAAAAGCTTACAGACCTGATGATATCTTAAAAGCAAAAAACGGAGTTACAATAGAAGTAGGAAACACTGATGCTGAAGGAAGATTAACCCTTGCAGATGCTTTATCTTACGCATCAGAGTTAAAACCAGATGCGATTATCGATATGGCTACTTTAACAGGTGCATGTGTAGTAGCACTTGGAGAGTTTACAGCCGGAGTTATGGGAAACAACCAAAAACTTATAAATGAGCTTTTAAAAATAACTGAAAAAACTGGAGAATGGATGTGGCAGCTTCCTTTTAACGATAAACTTAGGGAACAGATAAAGGCACCCCACGCAGATGTATATAACGTAGGAACGACAAGGTATGGAGGAGCAATAACTGCAGGACTATTTTTGGAAAAATTTGTAGACCCTAAAATACCTTGGGTACATATAGACATAGCAGGTCCATCCCATCACACATCAGGATGGTACTACCATCCAAAGGGAGCTACAGGTATACCAGTAAGGACCATAACAACCTTGTTGCTAAAGAGAGCTAAGTACATATAA
- a CDS encoding IS481 family transposase — MKGIIGTPMYMTTLFPKKLSNKIKDIPLTKEAKKRLKWIQHYQDTKNISKTCRYFGISRTTFYKWFERYKKDGLEGLLDRPKTPKNTRKPTIRNQYREQIIKVRKQNPTWSKEKISAYLQEEKNIKVSPSTVYKVLKEEGLIERTKSIKIQNKRKKSIKKKRTKRGLQAQAPGDVVQIDVKHLNIAGATYYQFTAIDKYSRFCFARVYESKNSKKTKEFYIELNEYFEFEIKRVQTDNGSEFLGEFNKYLTDIGVEHYFSYPRSPKTNGVVERLIRTIEEELWLIEGLDYTLEEMNKKLRKYVRKYNFIRPHHSLGYKRPADIVYGV; from the coding sequence ATGAAAGGTATTATAGGAACCCCTATGTATATGACAACACTCTTTCCTAAAAAACTATCAAACAAGATTAAAGACATTCCTTTAACAAAAGAAGCCAAAAAAAGACTAAAATGGATACAGCACTACCAAGATACAAAAAATATATCCAAAACCTGCAGATACTTCGGAATATCAAGAACTACCTTCTATAAATGGTTTGAAAGATACAAAAAAGACGGACTTGAAGGACTTCTTGATAGACCTAAAACACCAAAAAACACAAGAAAACCAACTATAAGAAATCAGTACAGAGAACAAATAATAAAAGTCAGGAAACAAAACCCAACTTGGAGCAAAGAAAAAATATCGGCATATCTACAAGAAGAAAAAAACATAAAAGTATCACCATCTACAGTGTATAAAGTATTAAAAGAAGAAGGATTAATAGAGAGAACAAAATCAATTAAAATACAAAACAAAAGAAAAAAGAGTATAAAGAAGAAAAGGACAAAAAGAGGCTTGCAAGCACAAGCCCCAGGGGATGTAGTACAAATAGACGTAAAACACCTGAACATCGCAGGTGCAACATATTACCAATTCACAGCTATAGATAAGTATAGCAGATTTTGTTTTGCACGGGTATATGAAAGTAAAAATTCAAAGAAAACAAAAGAATTTTATATTGAGTTAAATGAGTATTTTGAATTTGAGATAAAGAGGGTACAAACAGATAACGGGAGTGAGTTTTTAGGGGAGTTTAACAAGTATTTAACGGATATAGGAGTGGAGCATTACTTTAGCTATCCAAGGAGTCCAAAGACTAATGGTGTTGTAGAAAGATTGATAAGGACAATAGAAGAGGAGTTATGGTTGATAGAGGGATTAGATTACACATTAGAGGAGATGAATAAGAAGTTAAGGAAGTATGTAAGGAAGTACAATTTTATAAGGCCACATCATTCTTTAGGATACAAAAGACCAGCAGACATTGTTTATGGAGTATGA
- a CDS encoding desulfoferrodoxin family protein, whose protein sequence is MPKVNSYVDISTIDKEAKRDFIDRHSPFVYVEGEAVKGQKLKVKVRVGNEYVHPDDFDHYIAYVQLWDGDTLLGQATFTPGSLGNKPNQAEVDFYIVPTKDKLKLNAMSYCTKHGLWQSETVEIEVLEGQPATA, encoded by the coding sequence ATGCCAAAGGTTAACAGTTATGTGGACATTTCAACAATCGACAAAGAAGCTAAGAGAGACTTTATTGACAGACACTCTCCATTTGTTTACGTAGAAGGAGAAGCGGTAAAAGGTCAAAAGCTCAAAGTTAAAGTAAGAGTTGGAAATGAGTACGTTCATCCAGATGACTTTGACCACTACATAGCTTACGTTCAGCTATGGGATGGAGATACTTTACTTGGACAAGCAACATTTACACCAGGTTCTCTTGGAAACAAGCCTAACCAAGCAGAAGTGGATTTTTACATCGTTCCAACTAAAGACAAATTAAAATTAAATGCTATGAGCTACTGTACAAAGCATGGTTTATGGCAAAGTGAAACTGTAGAAATAGAAGTTTTAGAAGGACAACCAGCTACTGCATAA
- a CDS encoding superoxide dismutase, whose protein sequence is MKVVKLQPKDHLKPKGLVGISDEQIEVHFEAHYKGYVAKYNEIQEKLASDFADRSKANQNYSEYRALKVEESFNYMGVVLHELYFENLVAGGKGEPSPELKKMIEEYFGSVNNCINEIKATGIACRGWATLSYDLYNKILVVNGFDAHNQYGFVYSVPLIVLDVYEHAYYVDQKNKRPPYIDAFFKNLNWEVVNERFNKAVKF, encoded by the coding sequence ATGAAAGTAGTTAAACTTCAGCCAAAGGATCACTTAAAGCCAAAAGGTCTTGTTGGAATTTCAGATGAACAAATTGAAGTTCACTTTGAAGCTCACTATAAAGGATACGTTGCAAAGTATAATGAAATCCAGGAAAAGCTTGCTTCGGACTTTGCAGATAGGTCTAAAGCTAACCAAAATTACTCGGAGTACAGAGCTTTAAAGGTTGAAGAAAGTTTTAACTATATGGGTGTGGTTCTCCATGAGCTTTACTTTGAAAACCTTGTAGCAGGTGGAAAGGGAGAACCTTCTCCAGAGCTGAAAAAAATGATAGAAGAGTATTTTGGTTCTGTAAATAACTGTATTAATGAGATAAAGGCAACAGGAATAGCTTGTAGAGGTTGGGCTACTTTATCTTATGACTTGTATAACAAAATTTTAGTTGTTAATGGTTTTGATGCTCATAACCAGTATGGTTTTGTTTACTCTGTTCCATTAATTGTTCTTGATGTTTACGAACATGCTTACTACGTAGACCAGAAGAATAAAAGACCACCTTACATAGATGCATTTTTCAAGAATTTAAACTGGGAAGTAGTAAACGAAAGGTTTAATAAAGCTGTTAAGTTCTAA
- a CDS encoding HesB/IscA family protein: MQTQTVNFIVTETAAKEIKRIADENQIENPILRVRVVPGGCSGFQYAMGFDDEVSENDRVVEADHGVKIVIDEFSAPYINGAVLDYVMDFMGGGFTIKNPNAVGSCGCGNSFSCG, from the coding sequence ATGCAAACACAAACAGTAAACTTTATCGTTACAGAAACTGCTGCTAAAGAAATCAAAAGAATAGCAGACGAAAACCAAATAGAAAACCCAATTTTAAGGGTTAGAGTTGTTCCTGGTGGATGTTCTGGTTTCCAATACGCTATGGGATTTGATGATGAAGTATCTGAAAACGACAGAGTAGTAGAAGCTGACCACGGCGTAAAAATAGTCATTGATGAGTTTAGTGCACCTTACATAAATGGAGCTGTGTTAGACTACGTAATGGACTTTATGGGTGGTGGATTTACTATTAAAAATCCTAACGCTGTAGGTTCTTGTGGTTGCGGAAACTCATTCTCTTGTGGTTAA
- the sppA gene encoding signal peptide peptidase SppA — translation MFKKVLIGLVAIFIVFYIISSLKETSKPKVALIRVNDTIMDHMETVSNIAQAEKDESIKAVVIAVDSPGGAVGASQEIYRAIEKLREKKPVVVSMGNVAASGGYYISAPANVIYANPGTITGSIGVIIQQVDLSEVLNKIGVKVNTVKSGENKDILYPTKPLTPEQKQILEKTVMDVYDQFLDAIVKYRPIKKEVLKTYADGRVFSGREAQKIGLIDKLGNIQDAVKEAKKLGKLPEDAPVIEIKPPKPLLEELLKSKFGISIEKPKTGIYYLMTF, via the coding sequence ATGTTCAAGAAAGTTTTAATTGGTTTAGTAGCAATATTTATAGTATTTTACATTATATCTTCGCTAAAAGAAACATCAAAACCAAAAGTTGCCCTTATAAGGGTAAACGATACTATTATGGATCACATGGAAACTGTCTCTAATATAGCCCAAGCTGAAAAAGATGAATCTATTAAAGCTGTAGTTATAGCAGTTGACAGTCCTGGAGGAGCTGTAGGTGCTTCACAGGAAATATACAGAGCCATAGAAAAGTTAAGAGAGAAAAAACCTGTAGTTGTATCTATGGGAAATGTTGCAGCTTCTGGGGGATACTATATCTCAGCTCCTGCCAACGTTATATACGCAAACCCCGGAACTATAACCGGAAGTATAGGTGTTATTATACAGCAAGTAGATTTGAGTGAAGTTCTTAATAAGATAGGAGTAAAAGTAAACACTGTAAAAAGCGGAGAAAACAAAGATATCTTATATCCTACAAAACCTCTAACACCAGAACAAAAACAGATTTTAGAAAAAACTGTTATGGATGTGTACGACCAATTTTTAGATGCTATTGTAAAGTATAGACCAATAAAAAAAGAAGTTTTAAAAACTTATGCAGATGGTAGAGTATTCAGTGGAAGAGAAGCCCAAAAGATTGGCTTAATTGATAAACTTGGAAATATTCAAGATGCTGTAAAAGAAGCTAAGAAACTTGGAAAACTTCCAGAAGATGCTCCGGTTATTGAAATAAAACCTCCAAAACCACTTTTAGAAGAACTGCTAAAATCGAAATTTGGAATTTCTATAGAAAAACCTAAAACAGGTATATACTATTTAATGACTTTCTGA